In the Vulpes vulpes isolate BD-2025 chromosome 12, VulVul3, whole genome shotgun sequence genome, ACACTGAAGCGCCTGCTTTAATCTCTAAATCATCAGTTAGTGTAACCAGGGACACTGATGGCCTTGACACATAATGTAGTCTTGTTGTTATTCCAGGCAGTATGGAATTCAGGGTTGTTTGGGGCATCATCTGACCCCGTTTCTCTTTACCACAATGGTTCCTGCTACAATGTCATAGGCTGTTCGATTATGCTGAAAAAACAGCAGTGTGATGAAAGCagggaaaaaagaagcaatagaAAAATTCTTGATCAAAGCTCGTATAGTAGACCtaaaaaattaaggcaaaaaatATCAGGTAAATTATATACCAACCACTTAGAGATTAACTGTATCCTATCAAGTCCAAagtaagatatttaaaacatacaaagtACTGAGGGGGTTTTCACCTTCGATAGCTGAGTGATTTTCAAGTAGCATTATATTCTGATAAAACCACCTGGGCTGTTTTAAAGCCTTCATCATGAATATGTCTTAGAATGTGAACTAAAGGTTTACAgtattttctctgatattttgCTATAAGAATAACTCTTCCCTTCATTTACCTTTTGTATAGTCACTTCTACATTGATGTGCTTACTGCAGTCCCCTTTTTCTACCTTCTGTGAAGCTCTAACAATTCAAATTACTGTGTATTCTTTCTTTGTGGGATGCTATGAttaaagaaagctttaaaaaacctCCAGCCATGGCTCAGAAGGGAGAATCATCCTGCCAGTGTTAGATTTCTGCCTCTCCATACACTAAAAGGCTATAAGGAAAGCCCTGTGGCTCAGAATGCAGGCTAGTTGGTTTCATATCCATTTTCTACCATTCACTTGTGCTCTACATCTGTAAAAAAGGGATAATGGCACCTATCTTATTAGTTAACACATATTCAGCGTTTTAAACAATGCCTGTTACAtaagaggtgctcaataaacagccATTATTGACTCTCATTAAAAGTAGCAACCAGGATTATAATAATCACAAAACTGTAAGAAGTTTTGAGGATATCGACAAAATCAAGGCTTCCAGAGTCtctcatatttctttatataacaACCCAGCTCTGAATCATTCTGGCAGCAATTCCAGCCAGTATCTTGTTTTGCTCAACTGACTGCCGCCTACTTGAGTCTCTACAACTCCCATTATCACCATTTGTACCTCCCCCACAGAGCCAGACAGCAACAGCTAGCCATGAGTACTGCCAGTATTACAAGCTCTATCGTATCACTTAAGACCAAGAGCTGGGTGGATGCATATGTATCGGTCCAAACTCTTCCTGCCCATTCAGGATGGGATAATGACCAGTATTATTACCAAATGGAGGCTGGAGGCTCAAGGCAGATTAGTAACTGGCCCTATAACCACAGATTTAGAGAATAACCAAACTAGGTATGGAGACTGATATAGACAGCATCACCACCCAAACCCTCTTACTGTgacttttatttcataaaatgattATCTTGACATTGTATACTGAAGAGGGGTCTACAATTATATAACAACTGAAAAACTCCAATTTTTCAGTTTTGAACGTAACAAAGGTAAGTCTATCTATTACATGCCACGAAGAAAAAGAATACCAGCATCCTAAAAATACTGTTTCAAATGACATAACTTATAATATTGAATTCTAcagttaaaatttattattttcataagtaCACAGGAAAGCTACGAAAAAAACTTACGTCGTAATGCTAACATTTGAGGAAGGAATCACTAAAACCCGACTTGGTGCAATAAGCACTGATGTATCACACGTCACAACTCGAAGCCCTAGCAGGAACTTCCCTGGGGTAGCTCCACCTGCTCCCCAAATGCAAATtatctaaggaaaaaaaggataatttaaaaataatttactagcTCAACTCTACCAACTTTAAAGGTTAGTTTTTTGCCATATTCACGTTTTAACATTTTCAAGTTGAAAGAATCTCATAGAGTACTCGGAGATTAACGCTGTAACGCATTTCTGCAGGTCTCTTACACCCTCAAGACCACAAGACATCTATTGTAATATTTCTCTGTGACCCACTTTTTTTTTAGCAAGCTGTTTCTgtggaaaaatacatttcaagttCCACAACCAACTTAGAAGTATGTTTTTGGACCACAAGACTGAAATATGTTACAAAGAAATTGTAAAATGTCTATActcagaaaagtttattttttaacttgaagaatactatgttaaaaaaacatttggaaaaaaatttaaaaatagacatttgacaaaaacatgaataattataaattcctattatttttttgtgttgggCTGATAATCTAAAAGTAGATTGTTAAATGTGAATATCTGCTGAGTCCGTAGCTTACCTCATAGAAACAAACTAACAATCTGTATATAAGAGCCACAATCATCATTTTCTGCAAATCTTCCATTGATGTGtcttcatctatttcttctattATATAATGCATAGCAAACTTAGAGATATCCCTACACAAAACAATAGTTTTGAgttataaagaattattttctttaccaGAGCAATTGCATTGACATTTTTTCCACTAGTGTAAGTCACAAACTTTAATTAATTCTAAACTGATCTTTAGGTTTCCACCCATTTAGTTTCACAAAACATTCATTTACTAGCCCTGGAGACTCCATCTGATTTCTGCTTTCATGGAGACTCTTACCTACTAGACAAAGCACaacaaataagtaataataaagtgGGATGAGGGTGATGATAGAGAACCACCCGATAGTGGGGAAACACATACCAGGTACATGTGACTTAGTGAATGAAGGCTTCCCAGAAATGACATCTGAGCTGAGATGTGGAGGATGAAGAGAAGGTAGCCAGACTAAGAAGGGGGAAGTTTCAGGGGAAGAGACTCTCTAGCAAGAGAGGAAGCCTTGGGACGAGGCTGTGATGGAAGCTGTAAGCCATGTGGCATGGCCCAAATATTAAGTAGACGGTCAAAGTGATTAAGAAATAAGAGCATCTGTTAAACGATAGGAAGACAAGACTTTATCCTAATGGCACTAAGAAATTACCGAAGAGTTTtaaggtgggagaggggcagagtcagAATTTATGatctctttgatttttatatcagactggaCTGAGATAGAACAGGAGACAGGAGACTGAGATGCCAGTAAGAAGACTTCTGCTATGATCCTGAGAAGAGATGACAATCACTGGACCAGGGAGAAGTAGTGATGATGAAACAGTAAAGGGTAAACAGTCTGAGTTAAAGGCTATTCAGGAGCCTGAAAGAAAGGAGCTGGTACCTGGTTGGCTGCACAGGGGGtgggacagaaagggagagagagggaggaatcaCAGTAACACTCGGGTTGCTGGCAAGGTCCTGAAATTTCACAAGAGTTTGTATCTTGAAACTGACACTACCTTTGTAATTATAAATTCTGGGCTCAACTTCTTATAAACCCAAACTTCAATCTATAAAAAGGAAGTATTAACCTCTACATCTCATACTGGTGGTAAGATTAAAGAATCCATATGAAGTGAGCTCAGTACTTAACATATAGATAATGCTTAGCAAGTGATAATTGCTatctaattatttatattaaaaggattacttaaataaatggcTCACTTTGCAGTTCACTTGGGACTTGCTTGATAGTATAATCAATCCCATTTGGGAATGCCATCTGATTATCATCAGTTCATCTACccaaagctctttatttttttgtctttactcTGAATAGGACAGTAAGCAGGAAACTAATGCCTGGCCTAATAGTTGAatcaaaaaaacacatttacctaCTTTTGACAGGTGAGATTTCCACAGATCTTTCAGAATTTATTAaagtgcttttctcttttttgtagttatttcttaaaaccaagaaaaaaatatgacagtTCCTTACAGGAGCTCCCTATAGGAGAAATCATGACACTGGCACCCTGATTATCCATACAGTCATTTGCAGAAATGAACAGAACTTCAGAAAATAAGATCTCTATACTGTAGACATTAAAACCTTTCTGCAAAAAGCCTTAACTTACTTTATTCCACTGAGGTGCATAATGCTTAAGACAATGGTTGCTTttataaagaagagaataaagaaatccACCATCTCTGCCATAAATCTGTGGGCCAAGGAAGGAATAATGTACTCTCTgcctgtaaattaaaaaaaaaaaagttaggaaaaatTACTCATTTCACATAGACCTTGGAACCCAAGCTAGGTaataaatggaaaacacaaaGTCAAGGTATAACTTGCTagtaaaaagaaagttaaaatctTGCAACAATTATTGGTATTGACTCCATCGATAGTACATGTCATTTAAATACAGCAACACTGCTCCACACTTTACTGAATAAAGTTTGCTTTCAGCcccttaagattaaaaaaaatgatttcaaagatATTACATTACTTAAGGCACTCAAAGCATTTCACGAGTGACTGAAAAGAGAATCCTGGTGACCACAGCCTATGatacaaaattaaactttttttttttttttaacttttttttttaaaggaaaaaccaaGGTTAAGTATAGACAGTTACTAGGACAAAGTAAATACCTGTGTTCTTCATCAGACCTTCATTcattgtattactttttttttttttttttaagattttatttatttattcatgagacacacacacacagaggcagagacacaggcagagggagaagcaggctccctgcagggagcccaaggcagaccggatccctggtctccagggtcatgccctgggctgcaggcggcgctaaaccactgagccatccagggatcccttgtcttACTTTTGTACGTAATAAATTCAATGATTACCCATCTGACATCTTAAGTTCTGAATGGGGCCAAATTCAGGagcactaattttaaaaaaaattttttaaagatttacttattcacttattcatgagacagagagagacagagagagagagagagaggcagagggagaagcagtctccctgtagggaacccgacACGGAccgatccctgatctccagggtcataccctgggttgcaggcggtgctaaatcgctgagccatccagagatccctTGTCTTACTTTTGTATGCAATAAATTCAATGATTACCCATCTGACatcttaagttcttttttttttttttttttttttttttacatcttaagTTCTGAATGGACCAAATTCAGGagcactaattttaaaaaaaattaaagatttatttattcacttattcatgagaggcagagagagacagagagagagagagaagccgagtgagaagcaggctccacgcagggagcccgacccgtcccgggtctccaggatcccgccccgggctgcaggcggcgctgaaccgctgagccacccggggccgcCCAGGAGAGCCAATTCTTGTCTCCTGTATCTGTGGCTGaataaagtaaacaaacaaacaaactagtctaaataataaaccaaaaaagTGTGACTCTTAATTCCCTACAGAAGTCAACAGGCAAATACACAAAGAACATTCAGTTAGGGAACATAACTCCATGTGTGGTCATGAAAACCTCCTTTTACATGCGTCGTTTCATCGTCCCTGGTGTCGAGCTGGCGTGTCCCCATCCGCATCAATTCTCTATTGCAGACAGCACCACACCTCATCGTACATCCTATCCCGTACCACAAAGCTGCGTCTGGCCGATTCCCAGCACTACCGGCGCccctccgccgcctccgccgcctccgccgcctccgccgcctccgcccCCTGCCAGCTGTCAAGGCGGCTTTGCCATGGGACAATCAAGCTGTGGATCTcgccctctccccctctctgcagCAGGGGGATCAAGAGGGCAGCTCCACGAGCAAAGGTTTCCTTTACACGTGGAAACGACTCGTCCCAGGACTAAGGGGGTCGGCCCGGAGGACCAGGTCTAGAGGAAAAAGCAGCCGCGCCGCCCGGCTGCACCCTCCGGGAACTTAAGGCCTGGGCCGCAAATGCAGAGCAGCGCCCACCcgaggggcggcggcggcggcggcggcgggtaCGGCCGCCACGAGCCCGCCGctctgcccccctccgccccgcccccgccccggggccccttCCTCACCTGCCTGCCGCCCGGGGTCGCTCGGGCTTCGCGAGGCGGCGCCGGAGCCCACCCTGGTCGCTGGCGCGGCCCGGACCGCCCCCTGCCCGTGCGCAGCCCGGGCGCCCAGGCccgcgacggcggcggcggcggcggcggggaggccgggggccGCCCCCGGGTCGGGCCCGGCGGCCGCGGCGCCCAGGAAGTAGAAGGGGCTGTAGTAGGCCGGGGCGTGTCCGGCCGGGGGCGGCTGGGGGCTGCAGTAGGCGGGGAAGGCGGCGAGGCCGCTGTGCCAGGTGAGGTAGCCGCAGTACGACTGCCACAGCCACTCGTGCACCTGCCGGGAGTACTCGCGGGCGCTCAGCCGCGCCGGCCTCTCCCGCGGCGCCTCGCGGCCCGCCGGCTCCTGCAGCCCCGCCCCGGGCTTccccggcggccgcggcggctcCGACTCCTcagcggcggccgcggcgggcgcGAGGCCCGGGGCCTGGGGTTCGGCCTGCGGCCCGGCCGGGGGGCGtggggcggcggcgggagggccTCCCGGGGAGCGGACGGGCTCGGGGTCCCCGGCGCCGTCGTCCTGCCCGGGAGGGCGGCCTCGCGCTTCCTCCGGCCCCTCTGCCATCGTCGCCTCAGCGGCCCCCTCGGCGGCCCTGTCACTGCGCGGCCTCCCTCCCCCGCTAGCTCCTCCCCAACGGCCGGGTCGCCACCGCAGCAGCCGCAGGCGTCAACAATCCGCCACCGGAAGCGGAAACCCCGCCTCTCCCCGGCgtcgcgggccgggggcggggcggagcgcgGGAGGAAGCGGCGGGGGgcggaggtggagggaggggcggggcggggcggggggcggggcggggtcccgGAGCCGCCGGCTCCTCGCGGTTTGGGTCCTCGCTCCCCGCCGCGCCGCCTGCCGCGGTCCCGATGGAGCGTGAGGCCCCGCCTGCCCCCACCTCGCCCCCTGGCAGGTGCACGCAGGCCGCCGCCGGGGAAGCCGCGGAGCGGGAAGACGAGGTCCGAGAGGTGCGGGGCCCCGGGTTTCTGTTGCCGAGCCGCGACGGGCTGGGTCTCCAGGCACAGGGCTTGTGGCTTTTCAGCAAGCTTTGTCCGCCTGCATTCGTCCCGGCTAATGAGTCCTCGGCCCTAGAGACTCGACACCTGTCCCCTTTAAAAGGGTAAGAAATGCACGACCAAAGGacgctgagccacacagacgtCACGAGAGTGTGGCTCAGCCGCAGGGCTTTCCAGGGTcagaagcagggaagagggatCCTAGGGGATTGAATGGAAGCCAGGCTGTGTCCTCGCCCTGGAGCTGCTGACTCCCACCGCGGTAGACTCCGGCACTACTGCGCTCCCGCAGGCCCTCGTCCCACCCTTGGGTGCCGGCTCCTTAAATTTTCTGCTAAGGCGAAACCTGTTCGCGTCCCAGGGCTTTGGagctttctttgattttttttttttattttatttatgatagtcagagagagagacagaggcagagacacaagcaggctccatgcaccgggagcccgaggtgggattcgatcccgggtctccaggatcgcgccctgggccaaaggcaggcgccaaaccgctgcgccacccagggatccctggagcttTCTTTGAATGCTCCGGCCCAGACATGATTTCCCCTTCCTCCGAACTATAGAGGGCACCTTTTATGTTTATATCTTAATAGACTTCCCTATCTCATAAAGCTGATTGAGTGATAGGAGTATGTTTTTGTATCCCCGTGCCATCCTACTGAAGACCTCCAGGGGCCACTTACTGTGGTTGCGCGTGTTATCATTGatgtcagtctttttttcttttttaagattttatttatttattcatgaaggactcACCCAGAGAGAggcggaaacacaggcagagggagaagtaggctccctgcagggagctggatgcgggactcgaacccaggactccggGATGACAACCcggggcagatgctcaaccactgagtcacccaagtgccccaagagtCATTCTTGACTTTGCTCTGGGAAATAGAATAGTAAAAGGTGTGACTTTTGCCCTTAGGTTCAGTAGCTCATATGATTAAAGGGGAAGGACGTTTCATGAAGCACTTGAAGACCAATTTAAGACAGTATAGTAAGAATCCAAAATAAGGGAAGGATCGTGGTGATGTCTAGCTAGCAAGGTTACCCTTAacaaatttggttttaaaaacgGTGAGGAAGTTGTAACATTTAAGCAAATAAGCAATCCAAGTTTTGGGGGATGGGAGTGGcgggggcaggagaagcaggaagaaaggaagatgaTAGGGAATGAGTGTAAAATATCGTATAAGTATTAGAGGCATAGACTTTGTTTTGAATAACATCCATTAGGTAGCACCTAGCGCAGGGCCACCcacatattatacatttatagtAATTAGGACTCTTGGTTGCTATTGTTGGAAAaacaattctgatttttttttaaagattttatttatttattcatgaaacacacacacacacagagagagagagagagagagagagagagagagagagaaaagcagagacacaggcagagggagaagcaggctccctgcagggagccagatgcgggactccaggatcaggccctgggccgaaggcagaggctcaaccactgagccacccaggtgtccctctaactgatttaagagagagaaaagtaagtGAATTTATTGACTTGCATAACTAAAAAGTTCAGGAATAGTTTAGGTTTCAAGAATATCTAGTTACAGATGATTGCTTAAGAAATCAcctctttttttggtttctttttgttttctttctttttttttattttttaagattttgtttgtttattagtgagagacacagacagagggacagagacagaagcaggttccactctccatcctgggtctccaggatcacaccctggcctgagggtggcgctaaaccactgagccacctgggctgctttCCTTTCTGGTTTATTTTCTGACTTGGCCTTTGAGGAAAGTAAGAAtgtttcagtgattttttaatttttatttattttttattatttatgatagtcacacagagagagagagagagaaagaggcaaagaggcagagacacaggcagagggagaagcaggctccatgcaccgggagcccgacgtgggattcgatcccgggtctccaggatcgcgccctgggccaaaggcaggcgctaaaccg is a window encoding:
- the FAM8A1 gene encoding protein FAM8A1; this encodes MAEGPEEARGRPPGQDDGAGDPEPVRSPGGPPAAAPRPPAGPQAEPQAPGLAPAAAAAEESEPPRPPGKPGAGLQEPAGREAPRERPARLSAREYSRQVHEWLWQSYCGYLTWHSGLAAFPAYCSPQPPPAGHAPAYYSPFYFLGAAAAGPDPGAAPGLPAAAAAAVAGLGARAAHGQGAVRAAPATRVGSGAASRSPSDPGRQAGREYIIPSLAHRFMAEMVDFFILFFIKATIVLSIMHLSGIKDISKFAMHYIIEEIDEDTSMEDLQKMMIVALIYRLLVCFYEIICIWGAGGATPGKFLLGLRVVTCDTSVLIAPSRVLVIPSSNVSITTSTIRALIKNFSIASFFPAFITLLFFQHNRTAYDIVAGTIVVKRNGVR